In a genomic window of Tissierella sp. Yu-01:
- the cbiQ gene encoding cobalt ECF transporter T component CbiQ, translated as MLLIDKYAYTNRLSNSNPFIKSVIVVIALAIATITKSIYVNLTILIIMGLLTTVFAGIPVRKYLKLLFVPTTFLVLSILTILISISKVNIYIWSIKLFNNYIGITQSSLDDSILLLTRVFASIASTFFLGLTTPLNSIIRVLKKVYIPNFLIELVVLIYRFIFIFLKEANEIYIGQELKFGYSNFKNSLRSTSLLIRSLFTRVMISYMDMVVVLECKLYEGEFKTGD; from the coding sequence TTGCTTCTAATAGATAAATACGCTTATACTAACAGATTATCTAATAGCAATCCTTTCATTAAATCAGTAATAGTAGTTATTGCTTTAGCAATAGCTACTATTACAAAAAGTATCTATGTAAATTTAACGATACTAATTATTATGGGATTATTAACCACTGTTTTTGCAGGTATACCTGTAAGGAAATACCTTAAGCTATTATTTGTCCCAACTACATTTTTAGTTCTTAGTATATTAACTATTCTAATCAGTATTTCAAAAGTTAATATTTATATATGGAGCATTAAGTTGTTCAATAACTATATCGGTATAACGCAGAGTTCTCTAGATGACTCTATCTTGCTATTAACAAGAGTATTTGCATCCATAGCCTCAACCTTTTTTCTAGGGCTTACAACTCCATTAAACAGTATTATAAGGGTATTGAAAAAAGTATATATACCTAATTTCTTAATTGAATTAGTAGTTCTTATTTATAGATTCATATTTATATTTCTTAAGGAGGCTAATGAAATATATATTGGACAAGAATTAAAATTTGGATATTCAAATTTTAAAAATAGCCTTAGATCTACTAGTCTTTTAATAAGGAGTCTTTTTACTAGGGTTATGATTAGTTATATGGATATGGTAGTGGTATTGGAGTGTAAATTATATGAAGGCGAATTTAAGACAGGTGATTAA
- a CDS encoding energy-coupling factor ABC transporter substrate-binding protein, which yields MKTSKINLILLLLVIAIVLIPLIFMGDSEFAGADGEAEGVIGEISPDYVPWAEPLWEPPSGEIESLLFSLQVAIGAGTFGYIFGMFRERKKIASNR from the coding sequence TTGAAAACATCTAAAATTAATTTGATACTTTTATTATTAGTGATAGCTATAGTACTAATACCTTTAATTTTCATGGGAGATTCTGAATTTGCAGGAGCTGATGGAGAGGCAGAAGGTGTTATTGGTGAGATATCTCCTGATTATGTTCCTTGGGCAGAACCACTATGGGAGCCACCTAGTGGAGAAATTGAAAGCTTATTATTTTCCCTACAGGTAGCCATAGGCGCTGGAACATTCGGATATATATTTGGAATGTTTAGGGAGAGAAAGAAAATTGCTTCTAATAGATAA
- a CDS encoding energy-coupling factor ABC transporter permease, with protein sequence MKKKDYLLLGVLLLLLSTPSVSNAMHIMEGFLPAGWAIFWTIASLPFLIMGLRKINKVFKGDVNAKVLLGLAGGFVFVLSALKIPSVTGSCSHPTGVGLGAILFGPTIMTVIGTIVLLFQALLLAHGGLTTLGANIFSMAIVGPIVSYAIFKGLKNTKINKSFIVFLAAALGDLATYIVTATQLSLVFQDPATGLIGSLVKFLSVFAVTQLPLAIVEGLLTAIIYNLLVEYRSQGVIKIENI encoded by the coding sequence ATGAAAAAGAAGGATTATTTGCTTTTAGGAGTGTTGCTGCTATTATTGTCAACACCTAGTGTCAGCAATGCTATGCATATTATGGAGGGCTTCCTCCCAGCAGGTTGGGCAATATTTTGGACAATAGCATCCTTACCGTTTTTGATCATGGGCTTAAGAAAAATAAACAAGGTATTTAAAGGAGATGTAAATGCAAAGGTATTATTAGGTTTGGCAGGTGGATTTGTGTTTGTACTTTCTGCTTTGAAAATACCATCAGTAACTGGTAGCTGCTCTCATCCAACAGGAGTAGGTCTTGGAGCAATCTTATTTGGCCCAACAATTATGACTGTAATAGGTACTATAGTGTTATTGTTTCAAGCATTGTTACTTGCACATGGGGGTCTTACAACTCTTGGAGCAAATATATTTTCCATGGCAATAGTAGGACCTATAGTTTCCTATGCTATATTTAAAGGTCTGAAAAATACAAAGATTAATAAGAGCTTTATAGTATTTTTAGCGGCAGCTTTGGGGGATTTAGCCACATATATAGTTACAGCAACTCAATTGTCCTTAGTTTTTCAAGATCCTGCAACGGGACTTATAGGTTCATTAGTTAAGTTTTTATCTGTATTTGCAGTAACTCAACTTCCATTAGCTATAGTCGAGGGTCTACTAACAGCCATAATCTATAATTTATTAGTTGAATATAGAAGTCAAGGAGTGATCAAAATTGAAAACATCTAA
- a CDS encoding ATP-binding cassette domain-containing protein codes for MIKTDSLEYNYEDGTIALKDVSLDFNKGNVIGIIGANGSGKSTLFLNILGILKPSKGTITYNSIPLRYDKRFLRNYRKEVTMVFQDPEKQLFYSKVFDDMAFVLRNLNVSEGEIKEKVEFSLEKVKALDLKDKPTHFLSYGQKKRITIGGAMVMDSKVLLLDEPTSGLDPDMSEEVKNIIKDLSDEKKIVVSSHDMDFIYEVCDYIYILSKGRIIGEGISSEIFLNSKLLEEAGLRKPWLVKIHEYLNMPLYREENELLKNIFVKETE; via the coding sequence ATGATAAAGACTGATTCCTTAGAGTACAATTATGAAGATGGAACAATAGCATTAAAAGATGTAAGCCTTGATTTTAATAAAGGAAATGTTATAGGGATTATAGGGGCTAACGGCTCTGGGAAATCAACTCTATTTCTTAATATATTGGGGATTTTGAAACCTTCTAAAGGTACTATAACATACAATAGTATCCCTTTAAGATATGATAAAAGATTCTTAAGAAATTATAGAAAAGAGGTAACAATGGTTTTCCAAGATCCAGAGAAGCAGCTATTTTATTCTAAGGTATTTGATGATATGGCTTTTGTACTAAGAAATCTTAATGTCTCTGAAGGTGAAATTAAAGAAAAGGTGGAGTTTTCTTTAGAAAAAGTTAAGGCATTGGATTTAAAGGATAAGCCAACTCACTTCCTTAGCTATGGTCAAAAAAAAAGAATAACCATAGGAGGAGCCATGGTCATGGACTCAAAGGTTTTACTGTTGGATGAGCCCACATCAGGACTTGACCCTGATATGTCAGAGGAAGTTAAGAATATAATTAAAGACCTTAGTGATGAAAAAAAGATAGTTGTATCTAGTCATGATATGGATTTTATTTATGAGGTGTGCGACTACATTTATATATTATCTAAAGGTAGAATTATAGGAGAAGGAATCTCATCTGAGATTTTCTTAAACTCTAAACTGCTAGAAGAGGCAGGTTTAAGAAAACCATGGCTAGTAAAAATTCATGAATACTTAAATATGCCTCTTTATAGAGAAGAAAATGAATTATTAAAAAATATATTTGTAAAGGAGACAGAATGA
- the cbiB gene encoding adenosylcobinamide-phosphate synthase CbiB produces the protein MMFSLLLAVVLDFVIGDPYNFPHPVKLMGRLIIFEENQLRKLCKTNKQLKISGLIIVIINVILGFFIPFYLLYAVKANKVLFTIINTYLIYTSIAARCLHHEAIMVSKALDKGLDDGRKRLSYIVGRDTSQLSEEEVIKATVETVAENTSDGVIAPLFFIAVLGAPGGLMYKFVNTMDSMLGYRNEKYIDMGYFPARTDDLFNIIPARITGLLMNIGSIGKFDLKNGLKIMWRDRRNHKSPNSGYPESAVAGLLGIQLGGGNYYHGLFIDKPNIGDGLNQIGRRHIKETIEIMYRAEIAFIIFYFLINYLSK, from the coding sequence ATGATGTTTAGTCTATTATTAGCAGTAGTCCTGGATTTTGTAATTGGTGATCCATATAATTTCCCACATCCAGTAAAACTCATGGGCAGGCTAATTATTTTTGAAGAAAATCAATTAAGAAAGTTATGTAAGACTAATAAGCAGTTGAAGATTTCGGGACTAATCATTGTAATCATAAATGTAATATTAGGATTTTTCATTCCTTTTTATTTACTCTATGCTGTTAAGGCCAATAAAGTCCTTTTTACAATTATAAATACTTATTTAATATATACCAGTATAGCAGCAAGATGCCTCCATCACGAGGCGATAATGGTATCTAAAGCATTGGATAAGGGGCTTGATGATGGCAGAAAAAGATTATCTTACATAGTAGGAAGAGACACATCACAGTTATCAGAAGAGGAAGTAATAAAAGCTACTGTAGAAACCGTAGCTGAAAACACATCAGATGGCGTGATTGCACCATTGTTTTTTATAGCTGTATTGGGAGCACCAGGTGGATTGATGTATAAGTTTGTGAACACAATGGATTCAATGCTTGGGTACAGGAATGAAAAATATATAGATATGGGATATTTTCCAGCAAGGACAGACGACTTGTTCAATATAATTCCTGCTAGAATAACTGGTTTATTGATGAATATTGGTTCCATAGGAAAGTTTGACCTTAAGAATGGACTGAAGATCATGTGGAGAGATAGGAGAAATCATAAAAGTCCAAATAGTGGATATCCAGAAAGTGCTGTTGCAGGATTGCTGGGGATTCAGCTTGGAGGAGGTAATTATTACCATGGATTATTTATTGATAAACCTAATATTGGAGACGGCTTAAATCAAATAGGCAGAAGACATATTAAAGAGACTATTGAAATAATGTATAGGGCTGAAATAGCTTTTATTATATTTTATTTTTTAATAAATTACTTATCTAAGTGA
- a CDS encoding precorrin-2 C(20)-methyltransferase has protein sequence MKKLYGIGTGPGAADLLTVRATNVIKEADVIFAPNNKGTNMALDTAKEYIENKKVVLIDFPMGNVTKEDYKKAAEIIFNEIPVDKSGAFLTIGDSMIYSTFIYVMKELEDKDIEIEVVPGIPSFVAASCASKIPLTVKGDSFLLCDEYDETLMDKFDSIAVLKTFKNKEELLNKLEENDFNYTYVKRASLDKQEIISDKEEILKDTDYISLILGRKQEV, from the coding sequence ATGAAAAAACTATATGGCATAGGCACAGGTCCAGGAGCTGCAGATTTACTGACAGTAAGAGCGACCAATGTAATTAAGGAAGCAGATGTAATATTTGCGCCAAATAACAAGGGAACAAACATGGCCCTAGATACTGCTAAAGAATATATAGAGAATAAAAAGGTAGTACTTATTGATTTTCCAATGGGCAATGTAACAAAGGAGGACTATAAAAAAGCAGCTGAAATAATCTTTAATGAGATTCCAGTGGATAAATCAGGAGCTTTTCTAACAATTGGAGACTCAATGATTTACAGCACATTCATATATGTTATGAAAGAATTAGAGGACAAGGATATAGAAATTGAGGTAGTTCCTGGGATACCATCCTTTGTTGCAGCATCATGCGCAAGTAAGATACCCCTTACTGTTAAGGGAGATTCATTTTTATTATGTGATGAATATGATGAAACTTTAATGGATAAATTTGATTCTATTGCAGTATTAAAAACATTTAAGAATAAAGAGGAATTATTAAATAAACTTGAAGAAAATGACTTCAATTATACATATGTGAAGAGAGCAAGTTTAGATAAACAAGAAATTATAAGTGATAAAGAGGAAATTCTTAAAGACACAGACTACATTTCATTAATTTTAGGAAGGAAACAGGAGGTATAA
- a CDS encoding iron ABC transporter permease, which yields MNTWQKYYTQKYSISNHMESTKKKSLILVFFILAVATFFVSVGNGAVNLSPLEIIETLLNNKGSTDYQIIWNVRLPRTVAAALVGINLSLSGAILQGIMKNPLASPSTIGVSAGAGLAGLIILILFPGYYYLVPFASFVGALGATMLIYLLAWNGGVMPTRMILAGTAVSSLFGAGNNALMTFYPDRVSGVLNFMVGGLSSITWNEVSLILPYTIICSIIIMFLPTKLNILLLGDEVATGLGLDVERTRFMFIVLSSLLAGSAVSVVGLLGFVGLMVPHITRLIIGSDYQYLFPGTIFLGATMVMLCDTISRVLFQPMEIPVGIVMSALGAPFFLYLLKKGVGYHKHKSKQSNN from the coding sequence ATGAATACATGGCAAAAATATTATACCCAGAAGTATTCAATAAGTAATCACATGGAAAGTACAAAGAAGAAGTCACTTATTCTAGTGTTTTTTATCTTGGCGGTTGCTACATTTTTTGTAAGCGTTGGGAATGGTGCTGTGAATTTAAGTCCTCTGGAAATTATAGAAACACTTTTAAATAACAAGGGTAGTACTGACTACCAGATAATTTGGAATGTAAGGCTACCTCGTACAGTTGCAGCAGCATTAGTGGGAATAAATCTTTCTTTATCGGGTGCTATTTTGCAGGGTATAATGAAAAACCCCCTGGCTAGTCCAAGTACCATAGGAGTTTCAGCAGGAGCGGGGCTGGCAGGCCTTATTATTCTAATCTTATTCCCAGGTTATTATTATTTAGTTCCTTTTGCATCATTCGTGGGTGCATTGGGAGCTACCATGTTAATTTACTTACTTGCCTGGAATGGTGGGGTTATGCCTACAAGGATGATTCTAGCAGGAACAGCAGTATCATCTTTATTCGGTGCAGGAAATAATGCGTTGATGACATTTTATCCAGATAGAGTTTCAGGGGTTTTAAACTTTATGGTTGGTGGATTATCCTCAATTACTTGGAATGAAGTAAGCTTGATTCTACCATATACTATTATATGCAGTATAATTATCATGTTTTTACCTACTAAGCTAAATATACTTTTGCTTGGAGACGAAGTTGCCACTGGATTGGGGCTTGATGTAGAAAGGACACGATTTATGTTTATAGTCTTATCCTCTCTATTAGCTGGAAGTGCAGTAAGTGTAGTGGGATTGCTAGGTTTTGTTGGACTAATGGTTCCCCATATTACAAGACTGATTATAGGGTCTGATTATCAATATCTATTTCCAGGAACCATCTTTCTAGGGGCAACAATGGTAATGCTATGTGATACGATTTCGAGAGTGCTATTTCAGCCGATGGAAATACCTGTGGGTATTGTTATGTCAGCTTTGGGAGCACCATTCTTTCTGTATCTACTTAAGAAAGGGGTAGGTTATCATAAGCATAAAAGCAAACAATCTAATAATTAA
- a CDS encoding ABC transporter ATP-binding protein, with the protein MISIKANNLIIKYGDKIAVNKVSLEVNKGEVVTIVGPNGSGKSTLIKAISRSIAIDDGEITLEDINIKEIPTKSIARKVAVLPQVKTISSDITVESLVSYGRFPHLGFRKRLGKTDNEIIQWAMEKTGVLSFRDRNVMTLSGGERQRAWISMALAQKPNVLILDEPTTYLDISYQMEVLELVKELNETLGITVIMVLHDLNQAARYSDKIYVLMKGQVCRYGHPKNIMDSELLRDVFRIDANIYEDKINHCPYFIPNKIVETNCHPERSEGSRV; encoded by the coding sequence ATCATAAGCATAAAAGCAAACAATCTAATAATTAAATATGGAGACAAAATTGCTGTCAACAAAGTCTCTTTAGAGGTAAATAAGGGCGAAGTTGTGACAATTGTTGGTCCAAATGGTTCAGGGAAATCAACCCTTATAAAAGCTATTTCAAGGTCTATAGCTATAGATGATGGAGAGATAACGCTAGAAGATATCAACATAAAAGAAATACCTACAAAATCAATTGCTAGAAAAGTAGCAGTATTACCACAGGTAAAAACAATATCTAGCGACATCACAGTTGAATCCTTAGTATCCTATGGAAGGTTTCCACATCTTGGATTTAGGAAGAGATTAGGAAAAACAGATAATGAGATTATTCAATGGGCAATGGAGAAAACGGGAGTACTTTCCTTTAGGGATAGAAACGTAATGACTCTATCAGGAGGGGAAAGACAAAGAGCATGGATTTCAATGGCATTAGCCCAAAAGCCAAATGTACTTATATTAGATGAGCCAACTACATATTTAGATATTTCATATCAGATGGAGGTTTTAGAGTTAGTTAAGGAGTTAAATGAAACACTTGGAATAACTGTTATTATGGTTCTACATGATTTGAACCAAGCTGCTAGATACTCAGATAAAATCTATGTACTTATGAAGGGACAAGTTTGTAGATATGGTCATCCTAAGAATATAATGGACTCAGAATTACTAAGGGATGTATTTAGAATAGATGCGAATATATATGAGGATAAAATAAATCATTGCCCATATTTTATCCCCAATAAAATTGTAGAAACTAATTGTCATCCCGAGCGTAGCGAGGGATCTCGAGTTTAA
- a CDS encoding ABC transporter substrate-binding protein: protein MKTNKLLILILTLAISLSFLVGCSTDTATVPKDEEPEQNQEEAVEPKDEYGIIINGDTVTFTDGTGEEITINKNPERTVILFASFLDIWTKNGGELVGMVEDTSGREIPGTEGVETVGKTGAISLEKIISLKPDLVILSSNTTSQMEMVPQLKQNDIQVIAFDYKFKDDYYKIVKLFSAINDREDLYEENAVAIEKEIQEIVEKTKDSNPPKVFLMYASSRDLRARGSNTTVGEIIRDFNAINIVDGPNDSLEDQTFSMEKLIKEDPDFILVQNHGSDQEKVMERIKEEAESNPAWGSLSAVKNDRYIFLPKDLFTYKANHRYAEAYEYMAKILYPEVFNK, encoded by the coding sequence GTGAAAACAAATAAGCTTTTAATACTTATATTAACATTAGCAATTTCATTGAGTTTTTTAGTAGGTTGTAGTACAGACACAGCAACAGTACCTAAAGATGAAGAACCAGAGCAAAATCAAGAAGAAGCTGTAGAGCCAAAGGATGAATATGGAATTATTATAAATGGGGATACTGTTACATTTACAGATGGAACAGGAGAAGAAATTACTATAAATAAAAATCCAGAGAGAACTGTAATTTTATTCGCATCATTTTTAGATATTTGGACTAAAAATGGTGGTGAGTTAGTTGGAATGGTTGAAGATACATCTGGAAGAGAGATTCCTGGCACTGAAGGAGTGGAAACAGTGGGAAAAACTGGTGCAATTAGTTTAGAGAAGATAATCTCTTTAAAACCAGATCTAGTTATTTTAAGCTCCAACACTACTTCACAGATGGAGATGGTGCCGCAATTAAAGCAAAATGATATTCAAGTTATAGCATTTGATTATAAATTTAAAGATGACTATTACAAAATAGTTAAACTGTTTTCAGCTATTAATGATAGAGAAGATTTATATGAGGAAAACGCAGTAGCAATAGAAAAGGAAATACAAGAAATAGTTGAGAAAACCAAAGATAGTAATCCACCAAAAGTATTTCTAATGTATGCTTCATCAAGAGATCTTAGAGCTAGAGGCTCTAATACTACAGTTGGAGAAATTATCAGAGATTTTAATGCTATAAATATAGTAGATGGGCCAAATGATTCTCTTGAGGATCAAACCTTTAGTATGGAAAAACTTATTAAAGAAGATCCGGATTTTATTTTGGTACAAAATCATGGTAGCGACCAAGAGAAAGTAATGGAAAGAATCAAGGAAGAAGCAGAATCTAATCCAGCGTGGGGCTCATTATCAGCTGTGAAGAATGACAGATATATCTTCTTGCCTAAGGATTTATTTACTTATAAGGCAAATCATAGATATGCAGAGGCTTATGAATACATGGCAAAAATATTATACCCAGAAGTATTCAATAAGTAA
- a CDS encoding histidinol-phosphate transaminase yields the protein MEHGADLLTYQDRYDGELIDFSSNINPLGPPKGLDEELIESFQSLTAYPDIKYRKLKTSISNYLNCEKENVLVGNGAVEIINNFIISAERIVVLLPSFSEYKKRAVVMGKQIKEIFYEDDFSINIDKLGAALNPGDLLILGNPNNPNGLRIPKDELLRIYLLTRAKNTFLLLDEAFFEFCPDDYDSIELFKKYDYKNVGIIRAATKFFALPGIRLGYGCTSIQKVMEIEKIELPWSVNSLADAAGKFIFNDIDYISESKAYIEKERKFLLNELSNIKGIEPYKTDTNFILIKLIEWDEEYVFNYFLTRGIVIRKCSSFKELKGNYIRVAIKDRENNLRLLEIFKKLNKEERGK from the coding sequence ATGGAACACGGAGCAGATTTGCTAACATATCAGGACAGATATGATGGAGAACTAATAGATTTTAGCAGCAATATAAATCCATTAGGACCACCTAAGGGGTTAGATGAAGAACTTATAGAGAGCTTTCAATCATTAACGGCCTATCCTGACATAAAATATAGAAAATTAAAGACTTCGATTTCAAATTACTTAAATTGTGAAAAGGAAAATGTTCTAGTTGGAAATGGTGCTGTTGAAATAATCAATAACTTTATAATTTCAGCGGAAAGGATAGTAGTTTTACTACCATCATTCTCGGAATATAAAAAACGAGCAGTAGTTATGGGAAAACAGATTAAAGAAATATTTTATGAGGATGATTTCAGCATTAATATAGACAAACTTGGGGCAGCTCTTAATCCAGGAGATTTACTAATACTAGGAAACCCTAATAATCCAAATGGATTAAGAATACCTAAAGATGAATTATTGAGAATTTACCTATTGACAAGAGCTAAGAATACATTTTTACTTTTGGATGAGGCTTTTTTTGAATTTTGTCCTGATGACTATGATAGCATAGAATTATTTAAAAAATATGATTATAAGAATGTAGGTATAATCAGAGCAGCTACTAAATTCTTTGCATTACCAGGAATTAGACTTGGTTATGGATGTACCTCTATTCAAAAAGTAATGGAGATTGAGAAAATAGAGCTTCCATGGAGTGTTAATTCCTTAGCAGATGCAGCAGGAAAATTTATATTTAATGATATTGATTATATTAGCGAAAGCAAGGCTTATATAGAAAAAGAACGAAAATTTCTACTTAATGAATTATCTAATATAAAGGGAATCGAGCCGTATAAAACTGATACCAATTTTATCTTAATTAAGCTAATAGAGTGGGATGAAGAATATGTTTTTAATTACTTTCTAACAAGGGGAATAGTAATAAGAAAATGTTCAAGCTTTAAAGAGCTAAAAGGAAACTACATAAGGGTTGCGATTAAGGATAGGGAAAATAACCTAAGGCTATTAGAAATATTTAAAAAATTAAATAAAGAGGAGAGAGGTAAATGA